A single Dysgonomonas mossii DNA region contains:
- a CDS encoding heavy metal translocating P-type ATPase gives MNTENNYKCTSCDSTESQMFENNWKQYIPVSISLLMLLVGIAMDNFIPDIFNGYLRLGLYIIAYIPVAFPVFREAVETIKEKDFFTEFTLMGMATLGAFIIGEYPEGVAVMVFYTIGELFQDSAVNRAKRNIKALLDVRPDTATVYRNDSYQTISPEEVEIDEVIQVKAGEKVPLDGIMLTSSASFNTAALTGESKPKTISASESVLAGMLNLDKVIEIKVAKKYQDSSLARILEMVQDATSRKAKTELLIRKFAKIYTPIVFLLALFITVIPYFVVSDYIFSEWLSRALVFLVISCPCALVISIPLGYFGGIGAASKAGILFKGANYLDLMTKVNTVVMDKTGTLTKGVFNVQKVASVDEDKQEEFVAIVAAMEKFSNHPIARAIVQFAKISDNYTATDVEEISGHGLKGIVNGEEVLVGNAKLMQKFNISYDRTIEFIVETIVIAAINGEYVGYITIADEVKDDAQTAISDMHLSGIKQVVMLSGDKSSITNNVASSLGIDNAYGDLLPEDKVRHIEELKTDRNNVIAFVGDGINDAPSLALSDVGIAMGGMGSDAAIEVADVIIQTDQPSKIATSIKIAKVTRQVVVQNIILAFSVKLIVLILGSFGLATMWEAVFADVGVSLLAILNAVRILKMRF, from the coding sequence ATGAATACAGAGAATAATTATAAATGCACATCTTGCGACTCTACCGAGTCGCAGATGTTTGAAAATAACTGGAAGCAATATATCCCGGTTTCAATAAGTTTACTTATGCTACTTGTTGGTATTGCGATGGATAATTTTATTCCAGATATATTTAACGGCTATCTTCGTTTAGGGTTGTATATTATAGCTTACATCCCAGTTGCCTTTCCCGTTTTTAGGGAAGCCGTTGAAACGATCAAGGAAAAGGATTTCTTCACTGAGTTTACCCTTATGGGAATGGCTACACTTGGAGCTTTCATTATAGGCGAATATCCCGAAGGAGTAGCTGTAATGGTATTTTATACGATTGGAGAATTGTTTCAAGATTCGGCTGTGAATAGAGCCAAAAGAAACATTAAGGCATTGCTTGATGTACGTCCTGACACAGCAACTGTTTATAGAAATGATTCATATCAAACAATATCTCCTGAAGAAGTAGAAATTGACGAAGTTATTCAGGTAAAAGCCGGAGAGAAAGTCCCTTTGGATGGAATAATGCTTACATCATCAGCAAGCTTTAATACAGCAGCATTAACAGGGGAAAGCAAACCGAAAACTATTTCAGCCAGCGAAAGCGTACTAGCAGGAATGTTGAATCTTGATAAAGTGATTGAAATAAAGGTTGCTAAAAAGTATCAGGATAGCTCTCTTGCCAGAATCCTAGAAATGGTGCAAGATGCAACTTCCCGAAAAGCAAAAACAGAGTTATTAATTCGCAAGTTTGCCAAAATATATACTCCGATTGTATTCCTGTTAGCTCTCTTTATAACAGTCATTCCTTATTTTGTGGTGAGCGACTATATATTTAGCGAATGGTTATCCCGTGCATTGGTATTCTTGGTAATCTCCTGTCCGTGTGCATTGGTTATCTCCATACCCTTAGGCTATTTCGGCGGAATCGGAGCAGCTTCTAAAGCAGGCATACTCTTCAAGGGAGCTAACTATCTCGATTTAATGACTAAAGTCAATACAGTCGTGATGGATAAAACAGGTACTTTGACCAAAGGTGTGTTCAATGTGCAGAAAGTTGCGTCGGTCGATGAAGATAAGCAAGAGGAATTTGTCGCTATTGTTGCTGCCATGGAGAAATTCTCAAATCATCCCATTGCTAGAGCAATTGTTCAATTTGCAAAGATTTCAGATAATTATACAGCTACAGATGTGGAAGAAATATCAGGGCATGGACTTAAAGGGATCGTAAATGGAGAAGAAGTATTGGTGGGCAATGCTAAGTTGATGCAGAAATTTAATATCTCCTATGACAGAACAATTGAATTTATAGTTGAGACTATCGTGATTGCAGCTATTAACGGAGAATATGTGGGCTATATAACAATAGCGGATGAGGTAAAAGATGATGCACAGACTGCTATTTCAGATATGCATTTATCCGGAATCAAACAAGTTGTAATGTTGAGTGGGGATAAATCTTCCATAACGAATAATGTTGCATCCAGCCTTGGTATTGACAATGCTTATGGAGACCTCTTACCTGAAGATAAGGTTCGTCATATAGAAGAATTGAAAACTGATAGGAATAATGTGATTGCTTTTGTCGGAGATGGTATAAATGATGCTCCTTCACTGGCATTAAGTGATGTTGGAATAGCAATGGGCGGAATGGGGAGTGATGCTGCTATCGAAGTGGCCGATGTAATTATTCAGACAGATCAACCATCCAAAATAGCAACTTCGATTAAAATAGCTAAAGTCACAAGACAAGTGGTTGTACAGAATATAATATTGGCATTTTCGGTTAAACTGATCGTACTTATTTTAGGTAGTTTTGGTTTGGCAACCATGTGGGAAGCGGTCTTTGCTGATGTTGGAGTCTCTCTGCTAGCAATACTAAATGCTGTTAGAATATTAAAAATGAGGTTCTGA
- a CDS encoding P-II family nitrogen regulator produces MKEIKAFIKPFKVNDILRELLDAGFPNLTVSMAEGTGHLKSEDASLSMNFALTNSKVAKIEIVCNNDDVDRIITIISTYGKTGNSGDGIIYVSDVERAIRVRTGLPDDRWLLD; encoded by the coding sequence ATGAAAGAGATAAAAGCTTTTATTAAACCGTTTAAGGTTAATGATATTCTAAGAGAACTACTAGATGCAGGATTTCCAAATCTTACTGTTTCAATGGCTGAAGGCACAGGGCATTTAAAAAGTGAAGATGCTTCTTTATCCATGAATTTTGCACTTACCAATAGTAAAGTTGCGAAGATTGAGATTGTGTGTAACAATGATGATGTGGATAGAATAATTACGATAATATCAACATATGGTAAAACAGGAAATTCTGGAGACGGTATAATCTATGTCTCTGATGTTGAAAGAGCAATCAGAGTCAGAACCGGATTGCCTGATGACAGGTGGCTTCTTGATTAG
- a CDS encoding winged helix-turn-helix domain-containing protein, with the protein MLKNDIGINAGVIWQLLSNEGALSIRQIGELTGYNDKNICLALGWLSRENKIQFIYKNEILYLELNSSTSEMYY; encoded by the coding sequence ATGTTGAAAAATGATATTGGAATAAATGCCGGAGTAATATGGCAATTATTGTCTAATGAAGGAGCGTTATCCATAAGACAAATAGGAGAACTGACCGGATATAATGATAAAAACATATGTTTGGCATTAGGATGGTTATCTCGAGAGAATAAGATCCAGTTCATTTACAAAAATGAAATACTCTATCTTGAGTTGAATAGCTCTACGAGTGAAATGTATTATTAA
- a CDS encoding phosphatase PAP2 family protein has protein sequence MNNILVCIVFFLLLFQSVKADTVDNDTLQSNYPIIDFSIQGSDIPSTNFISVDTVISDKIKPVKQLKFSYKQLIIPSALIAYGVFETAIEHNYLLNRQVKHEVTEHIDSKFTIDDISQYVPAGSVYALNLMGIKGKNNFKDRTFILGISTLFMAASVNTIKYSTKIERPDKSAKNSFPSGHTAVAFMGAEFLWQEYKDVSIWYGITGYTIATGTGIFRLYNDKHWFADVIVGAGLGILSTKAAYWLYPYLQRKFMNKGTFSKQISFSPFYNGKQGGLAIALSL, from the coding sequence ATGAATAACATATTGGTTTGTATTGTCTTCTTCTTGCTCTTATTCCAATCGGTAAAAGCGGATACAGTAGATAATGATACACTACAAAGCAACTACCCAATCATCGATTTTTCGATTCAGGGCAGTGATATACCTTCTACTAATTTCATTTCTGTAGATACAGTCATTTCTGACAAGATAAAACCTGTAAAACAGCTTAAGTTTTCATATAAGCAATTAATTATTCCTTCGGCTTTAATTGCTTATGGTGTATTTGAAACAGCTATAGAGCATAATTATTTGCTTAACAGGCAGGTAAAGCATGAAGTAACAGAACATATTGATTCGAAGTTTACCATAGATGACATTTCGCAATATGTTCCGGCAGGAAGTGTATACGCACTGAATTTAATGGGGATAAAAGGTAAAAATAATTTTAAAGACAGAACCTTTATTCTAGGAATATCTACTCTTTTTATGGCAGCATCAGTAAATACAATAAAGTATTCAACAAAGATAGAGAGACCAGATAAATCAGCGAAAAACTCTTTTCCCTCAGGTCATACAGCGGTAGCTTTTATGGGTGCAGAATTTCTTTGGCAGGAATATAAAGATGTTTCAATATGGTATGGAATAACAGGCTATACGATTGCAACCGGAACAGGGATATTTCGTCTATATAATGATAAACACTGGTTTGCAGATGTTATAGTAGGAGCTGGCCTCGGTATTCTAAGCACAAAGGCTGCTTATTGGCTTTATCCCTATTTGCAGAGGAAGTTTATGAATAAAGGTACATTTAGCAAACAAATCTCTTTTAGCCCTTTTTATAATGGAAAACAAGGAGGTCTGGCTATAGCCTTATCTCTGTAG
- a CDS encoding efflux RND transporter periplasmic adaptor subunit, whose protein sequence is MKTIYIAIIALSLIFLGSCGQKPKNEAEKEKEGTEESHGGESVEVELTESQMKAVDIQLGKIEQRDLNSIIRVNGEMALDPQKKAEVTSLLGGIIKQVMVIEGRAVSAGQAVAYLENTEIVELQKNYLTTKKEALIADQEYRRQKDLSTQGAGVEKTLQQATANYEITKAQLTGLEKQLRQLSISPEQVSSGNMVTQIPIKTPISGTVSKINISTGSYVDMQTPLMSITDNAGIHCDVKVFEKDINMVRTGQEVDITLTNQPGVNLKGEIYEINKSFEGDTKAIIVHANIKGKTDIKLIPGMYVTGLINVGKQKTDAVPNDAIISNEGKKYIFVLEKEANEEGTKTYHFERIEVLTGISELGYTQITPVNKLEEGVTIVKANAFYLASMSTDHGEHGH, encoded by the coding sequence ATGAAAACAATATATATAGCGATAATTGCTTTGTCTCTTATATTTTTAGGGTCATGTGGACAGAAGCCTAAAAATGAGGCAGAAAAAGAAAAAGAAGGTACAGAAGAATCTCATGGTGGCGAATCGGTAGAAGTAGAGCTAACCGAATCACAAATGAAAGCTGTGGATATTCAACTTGGCAAAATTGAACAGAGAGACTTAAATAGTATTATTCGAGTAAATGGCGAAATGGCCTTGGATCCACAGAAAAAAGCGGAGGTAACCTCTTTGTTAGGAGGGATCATCAAACAGGTAATGGTGATTGAAGGTCGAGCCGTGAGTGCCGGACAAGCTGTAGCCTATCTCGAAAATACGGAAATAGTGGAGTTGCAAAAAAATTATCTGACAACTAAAAAAGAGGCGTTGATTGCCGATCAAGAATACAGGAGACAAAAAGATTTATCGACTCAAGGTGCAGGGGTTGAAAAAACTTTGCAACAGGCAACAGCTAATTACGAGATAACTAAAGCGCAGCTAACAGGTTTGGAAAAGCAGCTAAGACAATTATCCATTAGCCCCGAACAGGTTTCTTCAGGTAATATGGTTACTCAAATTCCGATAAAAACTCCTATTTCAGGAACTGTCAGCAAAATCAATATCAGTACCGGAAGTTATGTCGATATGCAAACTCCACTAATGAGTATTACCGATAATGCAGGTATACACTGCGATGTTAAAGTCTTTGAAAAAGATATTAATATGGTAAGAACCGGACAGGAAGTGGATATTACCCTCACCAACCAACCCGGTGTTAATCTCAAAGGTGAGATTTATGAAATCAACAAGTCTTTCGAAGGGGATACCAAGGCAATTATCGTTCATGCAAATATAAAAGGTAAGACAGATATTAAATTAATTCCGGGTATGTATGTAACGGGATTGATTAATGTTGGAAAACAAAAAACTGATGCTGTACCCAATGATGCTATTATTAGCAATGAAGGAAAGAAATACATATTTGTGTTAGAGAAAGAAGCTAATGAAGAAGGTACAAAAACTTATCATTTTGAAAGGATTGAGGTATTAACAGGTATAAGCGAACTAGGATATACACAGATAACTCCGGTAAATAAACTGGAAGAGGGTGTGACTATCGTTAAAGCCAATGCATTTTATTTAGCATCGATGAGTACAGATCATGGTGAACATGGTCATTAA